One Planctomicrobium piriforme DNA segment encodes these proteins:
- a CDS encoding DUF58 domain-containing protein: protein MSESAFQLVDPAFFSRLESIELRARGIVEGFMQGLHRSPFVGYSVEFASHRKYAPGDDLRHVNWKLYARQKRLYVKEFDAETNLNLYIILDISRSMTCANTGMSKLDYGSALGAALAHLALKQRDAAGITLFAEDVVAHLDSKARPQQLDEILRLIAGTPPNQPSNVGRALQQAAELCRHRGLVVVISDCFGDLEGIVQGLEQLRFRKHEVLLFHVWDLWERSLPLEGRIRFEDLETGTEIPAYAEGIRDAYKKRVDRWCSELEDECLSRGIDRIELTTDQPLDSALFNYLVKRSKMFS, encoded by the coding sequence ATGTCAGAGTCAGCATTTCAACTCGTTGATCCCGCTTTCTTCTCCCGACTCGAATCGATCGAGTTGCGGGCGAGGGGGATCGTGGAAGGCTTCATGCAGGGGCTGCATCGCAGTCCGTTCGTGGGCTATTCGGTCGAATTCGCATCTCATCGAAAGTATGCACCCGGGGACGACCTCCGGCATGTCAACTGGAAGCTCTACGCTCGTCAGAAGCGGCTCTACGTCAAGGAATTCGACGCCGAAACCAATCTCAATCTCTACATCATTCTCGACATCAGCCGTTCGATGACCTGCGCCAATACCGGCATGAGCAAACTGGATTACGGTTCGGCATTGGGAGCGGCGCTGGCACACCTGGCGCTCAAACAACGGGATGCGGCCGGGATCACGCTGTTTGCGGAAGATGTCGTGGCGCATCTCGACTCCAAAGCCCGACCGCAACAACTGGACGAGATTTTGCGACTGATTGCCGGCACGCCGCCCAATCAACCTTCGAATGTCGGCCGCGCTTTGCAACAGGCCGCCGAACTCTGTCGGCATCGCGGCCTGGTCGTGGTCATCAGCGATTGCTTTGGAGATCTGGAGGGAATCGTGCAGGGGCTCGAGCAGCTTCGATTCAGGAAGCACGAAGTCCTGCTGTTTCATGTGTGGGATCTCTGGGAGCGCAGCCTGCCCTTGGAAGGACGGATTCGCTTTGAAGACCTGGAAACCGGAACAGAGATTCCTGCTTATGCGGAAGGGATTCGAGATGCCTACAAGAAACGCGTCGACCGCTGGTGCAGCGAACTGGAAGACGAGTGTCTTTCACGCGGCATTGACCGCATCGAACTGACAACCGACCAGCCGCTGGACAGTGCCCTGTTCAACTATCTCGTCAAGCGATCAAAGATGTTTAGCTGA